Proteins encoded in a region of the Anoxybacillus amylolyticus genome:
- a CDS encoding cell division protein SepF has product MGLIKKFKDYFLEDDYEEYEEEYVEEEEPQQPAKGAKQNVVSLQSVQKSSKVVLIEPRAYAEAQEIADHLKNRRAVVVNLQRIPHDQAKRIVDFLSGTVYAIGGDIQQVGTKIFLCTPDNVDVSGTISAISDDETTMKRW; this is encoded by the coding sequence ATGGGATTGATTAAAAAATTCAAAGACTACTTTTTAGAGGATGATTATGAAGAATATGAGGAAGAGTATGTAGAAGAGGAAGAGCCTCAGCAGCCAGCAAAAGGAGCGAAGCAAAACGTCGTCAGCTTGCAAAGTGTGCAAAAATCGTCGAAAGTGGTGCTTATCGAACCGAGAGCATATGCAGAAGCACAAGAAATCGCTGACCATTTAAAAAACCGCCGCGCGGTTGTTGTGAATTTACAGCGCATTCCACACGATCAAGCGAAGCGCATTGTCGATTTTTTAAGCGGAACGGTTTATGCGATTGGTGGAGATATTCAGCAAGTCGGTACAAAAATCTTCTTATGCACGCCGGATAATGTTGATGTATCCGGCACGATTTCCGCAATATCGGACGATGAAACAACAATGAAAAGGTGGTAA
- a CDS encoding YggT family protein, whose protein sequence is MYTLLTFLTTLIEIYSYALIVYILMSWFPNARGTKIGQLLAAICEPYLEPFRRIIPPLGMIDVSPIAALIVLNFATRGLHALFSMLHLV, encoded by the coding sequence ATGTATACGTTGCTTACGTTTTTAACAACGCTTATTGAAATATATTCATATGCGTTAATCGTTTATATTTTAATGTCATGGTTTCCGAACGCGCGCGGTACGAAAATCGGCCAGCTGTTAGCAGCAATTTGCGAGCCGTATTTAGAGCCGTTCCGCCGCATTATTCCGCCACTCGGCATGATTGACGTGTCGCCCATTGCCGCGTTAATTGTGCTTAATTTTGCAACACGTGGGCTGCATGCGTTGTTTAGCATGTTACATTTAGTGTAA
- a CDS encoding YlmH family RNA-binding protein: MNIYQHFRKEEHHFIDQVIEWRESVHTNYSPRLTDFLDPREQEIVKLVIGDDEDVCVSFFGGASFVERKRALLYPPYFQPEEEDFQLALFSLHYPRKFISLTHRQVLGTLMSLGVKRSKFGDVLMKEDDVQFLVAKEIASYVQLHLQAVGKTKVTVEEKPLTEIIVLNEQWNEATITVSSLRVDAVVAQAFGASRQHVQTLIANGLIKINWKIVEQAHAECKEGDTISARGLGRLKLFSIDGKTKKDRFRLHIGTQK, encoded by the coding sequence ATGAATATATATCAACATTTTCGCAAAGAAGAACACCATTTTATTGATCAAGTGATTGAATGGAGAGAAAGTGTGCACACGAACTATAGCCCTAGATTGACCGATTTCCTCGACCCGCGCGAACAAGAAATTGTCAAGCTTGTGATCGGGGACGATGAGGACGTGTGCGTTTCCTTTTTTGGCGGTGCCTCGTTTGTCGAGCGCAAACGAGCGCTTTTATATCCACCGTACTTTCAGCCGGAAGAAGAAGATTTTCAGCTTGCGCTTTTTTCGCTTCATTATCCGCGGAAGTTTATTTCGCTCACTCATCGGCAAGTGCTCGGGACGTTAATGTCGCTTGGGGTAAAGCGCAGCAAGTTTGGCGATGTACTGATGAAAGAAGACGATGTGCAATTTCTCGTGGCAAAAGAAATCGCTTCATACGTTCAGCTTCATTTGCAAGCAGTCGGAAAAACGAAAGTGACGGTCGAAGAAAAACCGTTAACAGAAATCATTGTGTTAAACGAACAATGGAATGAAGCAACGATTACCGTTTCTTCTTTAAGGGTTGATGCAGTAGTTGCGCAAGCGTTTGGCGCGTCGCGACAACATGTACAAACGTTGATTGCAAACGGACTCATTAAAATAAATTGGAAAATTGTCGAACAAGCGCACGCGGAATGCAAAGAAGGTGATACGATTTCGGCGCGCGGACTTGGTCGGTTGAAGCTTTTTTCGATTGATGGAAAAACAAAAAAGGATCGTTTTCGCCTCCACATAGGGACGCAAAAATAA
- a CDS encoding DivIVA domain-containing protein encodes MPLTPLDIHNKEFSKGFRGYDEDEVNEFLDQVIKDYEMVIREKKQLEEKVAELTERLSYFTNIEETLNKSILIAQETAEEVKRNAQKEAKLIIKEAEKNADRIISEALSKSRKIALEIEELKRQSKVFRTRFRMLVEAQLEMLNNEDWDHLMEYEVKEIELDEQENISQS; translated from the coding sequence GTGCCTTTAACGCCATTAGATATTCATAATAAAGAATTTAGCAAAGGCTTTCGCGGATATGACGAAGATGAAGTAAATGAGTTTTTAGACCAAGTAATTAAAGATTATGAAATGGTGATTCGGGAAAAAAAACAGTTAGAAGAAAAAGTGGCAGAATTAACAGAGCGATTGAGTTATTTTACTAACATTGAAGAAACGTTAAATAAATCCATATTAATTGCGCAAGAAACAGCAGAAGAAGTGAAGCGAAATGCGCAAAAAGAAGCAAAACTTATCATCAAAGAAGCGGAGAAAAACGCCGATCGCATCATTAGCGAGGCGCTTTCAAAATCGCGGAAAATCGCGCTTGAAATCGAAGAGTTGAAGCGGCAATCCAAAGTTTTTCGGACACGTTTCCGCATGCTTGTCGAAGCGCAACTTGAGATGTTAAATAACGAAGATTGGGACCACTTAATGGAATACGAAGTAAAAGAGATTGAATTGGACGAACAGGAAAATATAAGCCAATCTTGA
- the ileS gene encoding isoleucine--tRNA ligase, whose protein sequence is MDYKDTLLMPQTDFPMRGNLPQREPQIQAEWEEMDIYRKVQERTKGRPLFVLHDGPPYANGDIHMGHALNKILKDFIVRYKSMSGYCAPYVPGWDTHGLPIETALTKNKGVNRKEMSVAEFRKRCEEYAYEQIDNQRQQFKRLGVRGDWDNPYITLKPEYEAQQIKVFGEMAKKGLIYKGLKPVYWSPSSESALAEAEIEYKDKRSPSIYVAFSIKDGKGVLEGDEKMVIWTTTPWTIPANLGIAVHPDLEYSVVQVAEAKYVVASALLESVTEELGWEGTVVRKTLKGKELEYVVAKHPLYDRDSLVVCGEHVTTDAGTGCVHTAPGHGEDDFIVGQKYGLGVLCPVDERGYMTEEAPGFAGLFYDEANKAITEKLNEVGALLKLSFITHSYPHDWRTKQPTIFRATAQWFASIDKIRNELLQAVQETSWVPAWGETRLYNMVRDRGDWCISRQRAWGVPIPVFYAENGEPIITDETIEHVSNLFRQYGSNVWFEREAKDLLPEGFTHPGSPNGRFTKETDIMDVWFDSGSSHQAVLEERDDLQRPADLYLEGSDQYRGWFNSSLSTAVAVTGKAPYKEVLSHGFVLDGEGRKMSKSLGNVVVPAKVMEQLGADILRLWVASVDYQADVRISDSILKQVAEVYRKIRNTFRFLLGNLFDFDPNPNAVSIDKLREVDRYMLVKLNRLIDKVKRSYETYDFAVIYHEVNNFCTVDLSAFYLDFAKDILYIEAKDAHDRRAIQTVLYETLVALTKLVAPILPHTADEVWGHIPNRKETEESVQLVDMPDALEIEGAEALLAKWDAFMNVRDDVLKALEVARNEKVIGKSLTAHVAVYPTAETKQLIESINESLKQLFIVSGFEIAGSYDAAPETAQKFASMAIVVRPADGETCERCWIVTPDVGQNEAFPTLCPRCAHIVKEHYSA, encoded by the coding sequence ATGGATTACAAAGACACGTTATTAATGCCACAAACTGACTTCCCAATGCGCGGGAATTTGCCGCAACGTGAGCCGCAAATTCAAGCGGAATGGGAAGAAATGGACATTTATCGAAAAGTGCAGGAACGTACGAAAGGTCGACCGTTGTTTGTGTTGCATGACGGACCGCCGTATGCGAACGGCGACATTCATATGGGGCATGCCCTCAATAAAATTTTGAAAGACTTTATCGTTCGCTACAAATCGATGAGTGGCTACTGTGCACCGTATGTCCCTGGATGGGATACGCACGGGCTGCCAATCGAAACGGCGCTCACGAAAAATAAAGGCGTGAACCGGAAAGAAATGAGCGTCGCCGAATTCCGCAAACGTTGCGAAGAGTACGCATATGAGCAAATTGACAATCAGCGCCAACAATTTAAGCGGCTTGGCGTGCGAGGGGATTGGGACAATCCGTACATTACGTTAAAGCCAGAATATGAAGCGCAACAAATTAAAGTGTTTGGGGAAATGGCGAAGAAAGGCTTGATTTATAAAGGATTGAAGCCAGTGTATTGGTCCCCGTCGAGCGAATCAGCGTTAGCAGAAGCGGAAATTGAATATAAAGATAAACGCTCTCCGTCGATTTATGTTGCTTTCTCTATTAAAGACGGAAAAGGGGTACTCGAAGGAGACGAAAAAATGGTCATTTGGACGACAACTCCTTGGACGATTCCAGCGAACTTAGGAATCGCGGTCCATCCTGACTTGGAATATAGCGTCGTTCAAGTGGCCGAAGCAAAATATGTGGTGGCATCGGCGCTATTAGAATCGGTGACAGAAGAGCTTGGTTGGGAAGGTACTGTTGTCCGCAAAACGTTGAAAGGAAAAGAACTCGAGTATGTCGTGGCGAAACATCCGTTGTATGACCGCGATTCGCTCGTCGTTTGCGGGGAACATGTCACGACGGATGCCGGAACTGGCTGTGTTCATACAGCGCCAGGGCACGGGGAAGATGACTTTATCGTCGGACAAAAATACGGTTTAGGTGTGCTTTGCCCAGTGGACGAACGTGGGTATATGACAGAAGAAGCGCCGGGCTTTGCTGGTCTTTTTTATGATGAAGCGAACAAAGCGATTACGGAAAAATTAAACGAAGTCGGTGCATTGTTAAAGCTAAGCTTTATTACGCACTCGTATCCGCACGACTGGCGTACGAAGCAACCGACCATTTTCCGAGCAACAGCGCAATGGTTTGCATCCATTGATAAAATTCGCAACGAACTTTTGCAAGCCGTGCAAGAAACGAGCTGGGTGCCAGCTTGGGGCGAAACGCGTTTATATAACATGGTTCGCGACCGTGGCGACTGGTGCATTTCGCGTCAACGGGCATGGGGGGTGCCAATTCCGGTCTTTTATGCGGAAAACGGCGAACCAATTATTACGGACGAAACGATTGAACACGTATCGAACTTATTTAGACAGTATGGTTCGAATGTTTGGTTTGAGCGCGAAGCGAAAGATTTATTGCCGGAAGGATTTACACATCCAGGCAGCCCGAACGGCCGCTTTACGAAAGAAACTGACATTATGGACGTTTGGTTTGACTCTGGTTCTTCGCATCAAGCAGTGCTAGAAGAGCGCGACGATCTGCAGCGTCCGGCAGACCTTTATTTAGAAGGTTCAGACCAATATCGCGGCTGGTTTAACTCTTCCCTCTCCACAGCTGTTGCGGTTACTGGGAAAGCGCCGTATAAAGAAGTGTTAAGCCACGGGTTTGTGCTTGATGGCGAAGGGCGAAAAATGAGCAAATCGCTCGGCAATGTCGTCGTCCCGGCCAAAGTAATGGAGCAACTAGGTGCGGATATTTTGCGGCTTTGGGTTGCCTCTGTCGATTACCAAGCGGATGTGCGCATTTCTGATAGCATTTTAAAACAAGTAGCAGAAGTATACCGGAAAATTCGCAATACGTTCCGTTTCTTGCTCGGGAACTTATTTGATTTTGACCCGAATCCAAACGCTGTTTCGATTGACAAGTTGCGCGAAGTCGATCGTTACATGCTCGTTAAATTAAACCGCTTAATTGACAAAGTGAAACGTTCTTACGAAACGTACGATTTTGCGGTGATTTATCATGAAGTGAATAACTTCTGCACAGTCGATTTAAGTGCCTTTTATTTAGATTTCGCCAAAGATATTCTCTATATTGAAGCAAAAGACGCTCATGACCGTCGTGCGATCCAAACGGTGCTGTACGAAACGCTTGTCGCGTTAACGAAGCTCGTCGCGCCAATTTTGCCGCACACGGCCGATGAAGTATGGGGGCATATTCCGAACCGGAAAGAAACAGAAGAAAGCGTACAGCTTGTTGATATGCCAGACGCATTGGAAATCGAAGGAGCAGAAGCATTGCTTGCGAAATGGGATGCGTTTATGAACGTGCGTGACGACGTGTTAAAAGCGCTAGAAGTTGCCCGAAACGAAAAAGTAATCGGCAAATCGTTAACAGCGCACGTGGCGGTCTATCCGACAGCGGAAACGAAACAGTTGATAGAGTCTATCAACGAAAGCTTAAAGCAGCTCTTTATCGTATCTGGCTTTGAAATCGCCGGGTCGTATGATGCGGCGCCAGAAACAGCGCAAAAATTTGCAAGCATGGCGATTGTTGTACGTCCGGCGGATGGAGAAACGTGCGAACGTTGCTGGATAGTAACTCCAGACGTTGGTCAAAATGAAGCGTTCCCAACGCTATGTCCACGCTGCGCACACATCGTTAAAGAGCATTATAGCGCCTAA
- the lspA gene encoding signal peptidase II, translating into MIALLVIALDQLTKWLVATKMKIGESVTIIPNALYITSHRNRGAAWGILQGQFWLFYLITIVVVIGLVIYIQRLPREERLFGVALGLMLGGAIGNFIDRLIRKEVVDFIHTYIGTYNFPIFNIADSALCIGVALVFLQTFMMSAKEKENE; encoded by the coding sequence ATGATTGCACTTCTAGTAATCGCGCTCGATCAATTGACAAAATGGTTAGTTGCAACCAAAATGAAAATTGGCGAGAGTGTCACCATTATTCCAAACGCATTATATATTACTTCCCACCGCAACCGTGGGGCAGCGTGGGGCATTTTGCAAGGACAATTTTGGTTGTTTTATCTTATTACGATTGTAGTTGTCATAGGCTTAGTCATTTATATTCAGCGCTTGCCACGCGAAGAACGATTGTTTGGCGTAGCGCTTGGCTTGATGCTCGGCGGAGCGATCGGGAATTTTATTGACCGGCTCATTCGCAAAGAAGTCGTCGATTTTATTCATACGTATATTGGCACATACAATTTTCCGATTTTTAATATTGCCGATTCTGCTTTATGCATTGGCGTAGCGCTCGTCTTTCTCCAAACGTTTATGATGAGTGCGAAAGAGAAGGAGAATGAATAA
- a CDS encoding RluA family pseudouridine synthase, whose amino-acid sequence MDVVTFQIEEAYDRERIDKVIAALNEEWSRSQVQQWLKDGLVTVDGKVVKANYKCSAGDEVTITLPEPEPLDVEPEEMILDIYYEDADVLVVNKPRGMVVHPAPGHMRGTLVNGLLAHCKDLSGINGVLRPGIVHRIDKDTSGLLMVAKNDMAHESLVNQLVHKTVTRKYKAIVHGVIPHDYGTIDAPIGRDKHDRQSMAVVEDGKEAVTHFRVLERFLDYTFIECQLETGRTHQIRVHMKYIGYPLAGDPKYGPKRTLPIDGQALHAGILGFRHPRTGEYLEFEAPLPQEFEQLLDLLRNNR is encoded by the coding sequence ATGGATGTAGTCACGTTTCAGATTGAGGAAGCATACGACCGCGAGCGAATTGACAAAGTCATTGCCGCTTTAAACGAAGAATGGTCGCGCTCGCAAGTACAACAATGGCTGAAAGACGGTTTAGTGACGGTGGATGGAAAAGTGGTAAAGGCGAACTATAAATGTTCGGCTGGCGACGAGGTAACGATTACGCTGCCAGAGCCAGAGCCGCTCGATGTAGAACCGGAAGAAATGATTCTGGACATTTATTATGAAGATGCAGACGTTCTCGTCGTCAACAAGCCGCGTGGGATGGTTGTCCATCCAGCGCCAGGACATATGCGCGGAACGCTCGTGAACGGATTGCTTGCCCACTGTAAAGATTTATCAGGGATTAACGGCGTTTTGCGTCCTGGAATCGTCCATCGAATTGACAAAGATACGTCCGGATTATTAATGGTCGCAAAAAACGATATGGCGCACGAGTCGCTTGTTAATCAGCTCGTTCACAAAACAGTGACGCGTAAATATAAAGCGATTGTTCATGGCGTCATTCCGCACGATTACGGCACGATTGACGCGCCGATTGGCCGCGACAAACACGACCGGCAAAGTATGGCAGTGGTGGAAGATGGGAAAGAAGCGGTTACGCACTTTCGCGTGCTAGAGCGATTTTTGGACTATACATTTATTGAATGCCAACTGGAAACAGGAAGGACGCATCAAATTCGCGTCCATATGAAATATATCGGCTATCCGCTTGCAGGGGACCCGAAATACGGACCGAAAAGGACGCTGCCGATTGATGGCCAAGCGCTGCATGCAGGCATCTTAGGGTTTCGTCATCCGCGCACGGGAGAATATTTGGAGTTTGAAGCACCGCTTCCACAAGAGTTTGAACAATTGCTCGATTTGTTACGAAATAATCGTTGA
- the pyrR gene encoding bifunctional pyr operon transcriptional regulator/uracil phosphoribosyltransferase PyrR yields MQKAVVMDEQAIRRALTRIAHEIIERNKGVDDCVLVGIKTRGIYLAKRLAERIEQIEGNALAVGELDITLYRDDLTTKTSDKEPLVKGSAIPFDVTEKKVVLVDDVLFTGRTVRAAMDAIMDFGRPAQIQLAVLVDRGHRELPIRADFVGKNIPTSSAEMIVVELQEVDGLDQVSIHEK; encoded by the coding sequence ATGCAAAAAGCAGTTGTCATGGATGAACAAGCGATTCGCCGCGCCTTGACGCGCATCGCCCATGAAATTATTGAGCGGAACAAAGGTGTGGATGATTGCGTGCTTGTCGGCATTAAAACGCGCGGCATTTATTTAGCAAAACGGCTCGCGGAGCGGATTGAACAAATTGAAGGTAACGCCCTTGCGGTTGGGGAATTGGATATTACGCTGTACCGCGATGATTTAACGACGAAAACGAGCGACAAAGAGCCGCTCGTAAAAGGCTCGGCGATTCCGTTTGACGTCACGGAGAAAAAGGTAGTGCTCGTCGACGATGTGTTGTTTACCGGTCGAACGGTGCGCGCGGCGATGGATGCGATTATGGATTTTGGTCGCCCGGCGCAAATTCAGCTGGCCGTGTTAGTTGACCGCGGTCATCGCGAATTGCCGATTCGTGCTGATTTTGTTGGCAAAAATATTCCGACGTCAAGCGCTGAAATGATTGTCGTCGAACTGCAAGAAGTGGACGGATTAGATCAAGTAAGCATTCATGAAAAATAG
- a CDS encoding solute carrier family 23 protein, producing MNKPVLDIKDVPSPLQWVTLSLQHLFAMFGATILVPYLVGLSPAMALISSGLGTLAFLIITKWQVPAYLGSSFAFISPIIAAKAAGGPGAAMIGSFLAGLVYGVVALIIKKAGYRWIMSLLPPVVVGPVIIVIGLGLANVAVGMAMNGPDGKYNLTYFSVALVTLAATIICSIFSRGLFSLVPVLAGIIVGYVYALIIGVVDLSKVAKAKLFEMPDFLLPGIDYPIHLTGQIVLLMVPVAVVTLSEHIGHQLVLSKVVGRDYIKNPGLHRSILGDGTATMISALIGGPPKTTYGENIGVLAITRVYSVYVLAGAAVLAIIFGFVGKITALISSIPTPVMGGVSILLFGIIASSGLRMLVDSKVDFGDKRNLVISSVILVIGIGGAILKVSETFQIQGMALAAIIGVILNLILPGRPPVNENMFELEENNDHVA from the coding sequence ATGAACAAACCAGTATTGGATATTAAAGATGTACCTTCACCGTTGCAATGGGTAACCTTAAGCTTGCAACATTTATTCGCGATGTTTGGCGCAACGATTTTAGTCCCATATCTTGTCGGATTAAGTCCTGCGATGGCGCTCATTTCGAGCGGTCTTGGCACGCTTGCCTTTTTAATTATCACGAAATGGCAAGTGCCGGCCTATCTCGGCTCCTCGTTTGCGTTCATCTCGCCGATTATTGCCGCGAAAGCAGCTGGAGGACCTGGAGCAGCGATGATTGGCAGCTTTCTCGCTGGACTGGTATACGGCGTAGTAGCGCTCATTATTAAAAAGGCAGGCTACCGCTGGATTATGAGCTTATTGCCGCCAGTTGTCGTCGGCCCAGTCATTATCGTCATCGGCTTAGGGTTAGCGAACGTCGCAGTTGGCATGGCGATGAACGGACCGGATGGGAAATATAACCTTACGTATTTTTCTGTAGCGCTTGTAACGCTTGCTGCAACAATTATCTGCTCGATTTTCTCGCGCGGCTTGTTTAGCTTAGTACCAGTATTAGCAGGAATTATCGTCGGGTATGTATATGCACTAATCATCGGCGTTGTCGATTTATCGAAAGTAGCAAAAGCAAAACTGTTTGAAATGCCAGACTTCTTGTTGCCAGGCATCGACTACCCGATTCACCTTACGGGGCAAATCGTCCTTCTTATGGTGCCGGTCGCTGTTGTAACACTGTCTGAGCATATCGGTCACCAGCTTGTGTTAAGCAAAGTTGTTGGTCGCGATTATATTAAAAATCCTGGGTTACATCGCTCCATTTTAGGTGACGGCACAGCGACAATGATTTCGGCGTTAATCGGCGGACCGCCAAAAACGACGTATGGGGAAAATATCGGCGTGTTAGCCATTACGCGCGTCTATAGCGTGTACGTGTTGGCAGGCGCGGCGGTGTTAGCGATTATCTTCGGGTTTGTCGGTAAAATTACTGCTCTCATCAGCTCGATTCCGACACCGGTCATGGGCGGTGTATCGATTCTTCTCTTCGGGATTATCGCTTCTTCCGGGTTACGGATGCTTGTGGACAGTAAAGTAGATTTCGGCGACAAACGAAACTTAGTGATTTCGTCTGTTATTCTCGTCATCGGTATCGGCGGCGCGATTTTAAAAGTGTCAGAAACGTTCCAAATTCAAGGAATGGCACTTGCCGCGATTATCGGGGTCATCTTAAACTTAATCTTGCCTGGCCGTCCGCCAGTAAACGAAAACATGTTTGAACTAGAAGAGAATAATGACCATGTAGCGTAA
- a CDS encoding aspartate carbamoyltransferase catalytic subunit — MNHLLTLTELSIEEILALLDEAEQFARGSHWHIQTPGFVANLFFEPSTRTKCSFEVAERKLGLHVIPFDVETSSVQKGETLYDTIRTLESIGVQAVVIRHPEDRYFEPLRHSVGIPIINAGDGCGHHPTQSLLDLLTIRQEFDTFRGLTIAIVGDIRHSRVARSNAEVLTRLGATVLFSSPEQWKDDTNPYGTYVDLDTAVREADVVMLLRIQHERHGEKMGLTKAQYHEQYGLTIAREQMMKPKSIILHPAPVNRDVEIASNLVECERSRIFKQMENGVYVRMAVLKRALQAKEGGINNGYYFKKWSFA, encoded by the coding sequence ATGAACCATTTGTTGACGTTAACAGAGTTATCGATAGAAGAGATTCTCGCATTATTAGATGAAGCGGAACAATTTGCGCGCGGGTCGCACTGGCACATACAAACGCCTGGATTTGTCGCCAACTTATTTTTTGAACCGAGCACACGGACGAAATGTAGCTTTGAAGTAGCGGAAAGAAAATTAGGGCTTCATGTCATCCCGTTTGATGTCGAAACATCAAGCGTCCAAAAAGGGGAAACGTTATATGATACGATTCGGACGCTTGAGTCGATCGGGGTGCAGGCCGTGGTCATTCGTCATCCAGAAGACCGTTATTTTGAACCGCTTCGCCACTCGGTGGGCATTCCGATTATTAACGCCGGTGACGGTTGCGGTCATCACCCGACCCAGTCATTATTAGATTTACTAACGATTCGGCAAGAGTTTGACACGTTTCGCGGCTTGACGATTGCGATTGTTGGGGATATTCGCCATAGCCGAGTGGCTCGTTCGAATGCGGAAGTCTTGACAAGGCTTGGGGCAACGGTGCTGTTTTCTAGCCCGGAACAATGGAAAGACGACACAAATCCATATGGAACGTACGTTGATTTGGATACAGCTGTTCGCGAAGCAGACGTCGTTATGCTTCTTCGCATTCAACATGAACGGCACGGAGAAAAAATGGGGCTAACGAAGGCGCAATACCACGAGCAATACGGGCTAACCATTGCGCGAGAACAAATGATGAAACCAAAAAGCATTATTTTACACCCAGCACCAGTCAATCGTGATGTCGAGATCGCGAGCAATTTAGTCGAGTGCGAGCGCTCGCGCATTTTCAAACAGATGGAAAACGGCGTATATGTGCGGATGGCGGTATTAAAACGGGCGCTTCAAGCCAAGGAAGGGGGAATAAACAATGGCTATTATTTTAAAAAATGGTCGTTCGCTTAA
- a CDS encoding dihydroorotase — MAIILKNGRSLNEAGVLVPTEIKIAKDVIAEIAPTIAAGNEDAVIDVAGQLLAPGFIDLHVHLREPGGEHKETIATGTLAAAKGGFTTVAAMPNTRPVPDTKEQMDWLVERICQTAHVNVLPYAAITIRQLGKEQTDFAALKEAGAFAFTDDGVGVQNAHMMYEAMKQAAALDMAIVAHCEEESLTYKGCVHDGMFAKKHGLRGIPSVAESVHIARDVLLAEATGCHYHVCHISTKESVRVVREAKRAGIRVTAEVTPHHLLLCDEDIPGLDANFKMNPPLRSKEDREALIEGLLDGTIDFIATDHAPHTEAEKQEGMELAPFGIVGLETAFPLLYTHFVETNICTLKQLIDWLTKKPSEAFQLNQGTLAVGAKADITIIDLQAEQMIDPATFASKGKNTPFAGWTCKGWPTMTVVNGKIVWEKGREQ; from the coding sequence ATGGCTATTATTTTAAAAAATGGTCGTTCGCTTAATGAAGCAGGGGTGCTTGTGCCAACAGAAATCAAAATCGCCAAAGACGTGATCGCTGAAATCGCCCCAACGATCGCAGCGGGGAATGAAGATGCAGTAATCGATGTCGCCGGTCAACTGCTGGCGCCAGGATTTATCGATTTGCACGTACATTTGCGCGAACCGGGAGGGGAACATAAAGAAACGATTGCAACCGGCACGCTTGCGGCGGCCAAAGGCGGTTTTACAACGGTTGCGGCGATGCCGAATACTCGTCCTGTACCTGATACGAAAGAGCAAATGGATTGGCTCGTTGAACGCATCTGCCAAACCGCCCATGTAAATGTTCTTCCGTACGCGGCGATTACGATTCGCCAGCTCGGAAAAGAGCAGACCGATTTTGCGGCATTAAAAGAAGCAGGGGCATTTGCTTTTACAGATGATGGGGTTGGCGTACAAAACGCCCATATGATGTATGAAGCGATGAAGCAAGCCGCCGCGCTTGACATGGCAATTGTCGCTCATTGCGAAGAGGAATCGCTTACGTATAAAGGCTGCGTCCACGACGGGATGTTTGCGAAAAAGCACGGTCTTCGCGGGATTCCGTCGGTAGCGGAATCGGTTCATATCGCTCGCGATGTATTGTTAGCGGAAGCAACGGGATGTCATTATCACGTCTGTCATATCAGCACGAAAGAATCGGTTCGGGTTGTGCGTGAAGCGAAACGGGCGGGCATTCGCGTCACTGCAGAAGTGACGCCGCACCATCTTCTTCTTTGTGATGAAGATATCCCTGGGCTTGATGCGAACTTTAAAATGAATCCGCCGCTAAGAAGCAAAGAAGATCGGGAAGCGTTGATTGAAGGATTGCTTGATGGGACGATCGATTTTATCGCGACCGATCATGCACCGCATACAGAAGCCGAAAAACAGGAAGGAATGGAACTAGCACCGTTTGGCATCGTTGGGTTGGAAACGGCGTTCCCGCTCCTTTACACGCATTTCGTTGAAACGAACATTTGCACATTAAAGCAGCTTATTGATTGGTTGACGAAAAAACCGTCAGAAGCGTTTCAACTGAACCAAGGGACATTGGCTGTCGGTGCCAAAGCGGATATCACGATTATCGATTTGCAGGCAGAACAAATGATTGATCCGGCTACGTTTGCATCGAAAGGAAAAAATACGCCGTTTGCCGGTTGGACATGCAAAGGATGGCCAACGATGACAGTCGTGAATGGAAAAATTGTTTGGGAGAAAGGAAGAGAGCAATGA